A window of the Myripristis murdjan chromosome 15, fMyrMur1.1, whole genome shotgun sequence genome harbors these coding sequences:
- the vit gene encoding vitrin isoform X5, whose amino-acid sequence MIRPSLTAICLALLLSCAYSAKPNGSKNKKPKQVVPAIECDVRAGKINLPEFIVKCPAHCKETKQQVYGTGVFASISSICNAAIHSGVITNSGGKVIVRKMAGQNIYKGTNSNGVRSLSLPKWRESFVVSVGKPKKGVIYPSTLDYTPSRPTYVKTSQKEAKAPVATTALPVTTAPEPATTTAPEPTTTTTTTTPAPTTTTSTTTITTTTPPPTTAKARAALHKVRDAGLRRPEAGSTMRRQPASPVGSAFNRVQPAPPERSPSTGQSSPAFPRRDWPPPSFARPDWFPGARRPADVSYAAPDSGYTWSEADTPDTAARDQRPDISEYERWYYNFGPYPPRAPESDGNRKLPLDTSHTRVEPVDVWKPEANIYESGFNVREQDSIPRAPEPVSQGDPNCKVDLAFLMDGSWSIGKRRFKIQKDFLAEVAHAINVGVAGPMMGIIQYGDDPVTEISLKTYSNSRDVKTAIDKIVQKGGLSNVGRALSYINKQYFSDANGNRGGAPNVAVVLVDGWPTDKVEEASRLARESGINIFFVTIEGPDDNEKHNVVEANFVDKAVCRTNGFFSLPVSSWFALRKAVQPLVKRVCDTDRLVCSKTCLNANDIAFVIDGSSSVGTGNFRTVLQFVANVTREFEISDTDTRVGAVQYTYEQRLEFAFGQHNNKADLLNAIKRINYWSGGTSTGAAITYAAEQLFSKSKPNKRKIMIVITDGRSYDDVRAPALAVHRQGVIAYSIGIAWAAQDELEYIATDPDKEHSFFVDEFDSLYKFVPKIIHNICQEFNSQPRN is encoded by the exons ATGATCAGGCCATCGCTCACTGCCATCTGCCTCG CCCTCCTTCTGTCCTGCGCTTACTCGGCCAAGCCAAATGGATCAAAGAACAAGAAGCCAAAGCAAG TTGTTCCAGCCATCGAGTGTGACGTCAGAGCTGGAAAGATCAACCTGCCCGAGTTCATAGTGAAGTGTCCAGCCCACTGCAAGGAGACCAAGCAGCAAGTGTATGGGACCGGAGTGTTTGCCTCCATCTCCAGCATCTGCAACGCAGCGATCCACAG CGGGGTGATCACGAACTCAGGGGGGAAGGTGATTGTGAGGAAGATGGCGGGGCAGAACATCTACAAGGGCACCAATTCCAACGGAGTgcgctcgctctctctgccCAAGTGGAGGGAATCATTTGTTGTCTCAG TGGGGAAGCCAAAGAAAGGAGTGATCTACCCATCTACCCTGGACTACACCCCTTCAAGACCAACCTACGTGAAAACAA GTCAAAAGGAGGCCAAAGCTCCGGTAGCCACCACAGCGCTGCCTGTGACGACAGCACCTGAACCCGCCACCACCACAGCACCCgaacccaccaccaccaccaccaccaccacgccAGCACCCAcaaccaccaccagcaccaccaccatcaccaccacaacTCCACCCCCCACCACTGCCAAGGCTCGCGCTGCACTGCACAAAGTCAGGGATGCAG GTCTGCGTAGACCAGAGGCAGGGTCAACTATGAGGAGACAGCCAGCGTCCCCTGTTGGCTCAG CTTTTAACAGGGTTCAGCCGGCCCCACCTGAGAGGAGTCCGAGCACCGGCCAGTCCAGCCCTG CTTTTCCCAGAAGGGATTGGCCGCCCCCCTCCTTTGCTCGTCCTGATTGGTTCCCTGGAGCTAGACGACCAGCAG ATGTTAGTTACGCAGCTCCAGACTCAGGCTACACATGGAGCGAGGCGGACACACCTGACACTGCAG CTCGTGATCAAAGGCCTGATATCTCAGAGTATGAGCGGTGGTATTATAACTTTGGACCGTACC CACCCCGCGCCCCTGAGTCAGATGGCAACCGTAAACTGCCACTGGACACAAGCCATACCCGAG TGGAGCCAGTGGATGTCTGGAAGCCAGAAGCAAATATTTATGAATCAG GCTTTAATGTGAGGGAGCAGGACTCTATACCCAGAGCACCAGAGCCTGTATCCCAGGGAGACCCAA ACTGTAAGGTGGACCTTGCCTTCCTGATGGACGGAAGCTGGAGCATTGGGAAGCGCCGCTTTAAGATCCAGAAAGACTTCTTGGCTGAGGTGGCCCATGCCATCAACGTGGGTGTGGCTGGACCGATGATGGGCATCATCCAATATGG GGATGATCCAGTGACCGAGATCAGCCTGAAGACTTACTCCAACTCCAGAGATGTCAAGACAGCCATAGATAAGATCGTCCAGAAGGGAGGCCTCTCCAATGTGG GGAGGGCCCTTTCCTACATCAACAAGCAGTACTTCAGTGATGCAAATGgcaacagaggaggagctcCCAATGTGGCTGTGGTGCTGGTGGATGGCTGGCCGACAGATAAAGTGGAAGAGGCGTCTCGGCTCGCCAGAGAGTCTGGCATCAACATCTTTTTCGTCACCATTGAGGGCCCTGACGACAATGAAAAACATAACGTGGTGGAGGCCAATTTTGTAGACAAG GCTGTGTGTCGGACAAACGGCTTCTTCTCCTTGCCTGTGTCCAGCTGGTTTGCCCTGAGGAAGGCCGTGCAGCCCCTGGTGAAGCGTGTGTGTGACACCGACCGCCTGGTGTGCAGCAAAACCTGCCTTAACGCTAACGACATTGCCTTTGTCATCGACGGCTCCAGTAGTGTGGGAACTGGCAACTTCCGCACGGTGCTGCAGTTTGTGGCCAACGTCACCAGGGAGTTTGAGATCTCCGACACGGACACACGGGTCGGAGCCGTGCAGTACACCTACGAGCAGAGGCTGGAGTTTGCCTTCGGCCAGCACAACAACAAGGCTGACCTGCTGAACGCCATCAAACGCATCAACTACTGGAGCGGCGGGACCAGCACCGGGGCTGCCATCACCTACGCGGCCGAGCAGCTCTTCAGCAAATCCAAACCCAACAAACGCAAAATCATGATTGTCATTACAGACGGACGCTCCTATGATGACGTCAGAGCACCTGCACTAGCCGTCCATCGTCAAG GTGTCATCGCTTACTCCATCGGGATCGCCTGGGCAGCCCAGGATGAGCTGGAGTACATCGCCACGGACCCCGACAAAGAGCACTCCTTCTTTGTGGACGAGTTTGACAGCCTCTACAAATTTGTGCCCAAGATCATCCACAACATCTGCCAGGAATTCAACTCCCAGCCCAGGAACTGA
- the vit gene encoding vitrin isoform X8, whose protein sequence is MIRPSLTAICLALLLSCAYSAKPNGSKNKKPKQVVPAIECDVRAGKINLPEFIVKCPAHCKETKQQVYGTGVFASISSICNAAIHSGVITNSGGKVIVRKMAGQNIYKGTNSNGVRSLSLPKWRESFVVSVGKPKKGVIYPSTLDYTPSRPTYVKTSQKEAKAPVATTALPVTTAPEPATTTAPEPTTTTTTTTPAPTTTTSTTTITTTTPPPTTAKARAALHKVRDAGSSHPYFAAASSSLRRPEAGSTMRRQPASPVGSAPRAPESDGNRKLPLDTSHTRVEPVDVWKPEANIYESGFNVREQDSIPRAPEPVSQGDPNCKVDLAFLMDGSWSIGKRRFKIQKDFLAEVAHAINVGVAGPMMGIIQYGDDPVTEISLKTYSNSRDVKTAIDKIVQKGGLSNVGRALSYINKQYFSDANGNRGGAPNVAVVLVDGWPTDKVEEASRLARESGINIFFVTIEGPDDNEKHNVVEANFVDKAVCRTNGFFSLPVSSWFALRKAVQPLVKRVCDTDRLVCSKTCLNANDIAFVIDGSSSVGTGNFRTVLQFVANVTREFEISDTDTRVGAVQYTYEQRLEFAFGQHNNKADLLNAIKRINYWSGGTSTGAAITYAAEQLFSKSKPNKRKIMIVITDGRSYDDVRAPALAVHRQGVIAYSIGIAWAAQDELEYIATDPDKEHSFFVDEFDSLYKFVPKIIHNICQEFNSQPRN, encoded by the exons ATGATCAGGCCATCGCTCACTGCCATCTGCCTCG CCCTCCTTCTGTCCTGCGCTTACTCGGCCAAGCCAAATGGATCAAAGAACAAGAAGCCAAAGCAAG TTGTTCCAGCCATCGAGTGTGACGTCAGAGCTGGAAAGATCAACCTGCCCGAGTTCATAGTGAAGTGTCCAGCCCACTGCAAGGAGACCAAGCAGCAAGTGTATGGGACCGGAGTGTTTGCCTCCATCTCCAGCATCTGCAACGCAGCGATCCACAG CGGGGTGATCACGAACTCAGGGGGGAAGGTGATTGTGAGGAAGATGGCGGGGCAGAACATCTACAAGGGCACCAATTCCAACGGAGTgcgctcgctctctctgccCAAGTGGAGGGAATCATTTGTTGTCTCAG TGGGGAAGCCAAAGAAAGGAGTGATCTACCCATCTACCCTGGACTACACCCCTTCAAGACCAACCTACGTGAAAACAA GTCAAAAGGAGGCCAAAGCTCCGGTAGCCACCACAGCGCTGCCTGTGACGACAGCACCTGAACCCGCCACCACCACAGCACCCgaacccaccaccaccaccaccaccaccacgccAGCACCCAcaaccaccaccagcaccaccaccatcaccaccacaacTCCACCCCCCACCACTGCCAAGGCTCGCGCTGCACTGCACAAAGTCAGGGATGCAG GCAGCAGTCACCCGTACTTTGCAGCCGCAAGTTCAA GTCTGCGTAGACCAGAGGCAGGGTCAACTATGAGGAGACAGCCAGCGTCCCCTGTTGGCTCAG CACCCCGCGCCCCTGAGTCAGATGGCAACCGTAAACTGCCACTGGACACAAGCCATACCCGAG TGGAGCCAGTGGATGTCTGGAAGCCAGAAGCAAATATTTATGAATCAG GCTTTAATGTGAGGGAGCAGGACTCTATACCCAGAGCACCAGAGCCTGTATCCCAGGGAGACCCAA ACTGTAAGGTGGACCTTGCCTTCCTGATGGACGGAAGCTGGAGCATTGGGAAGCGCCGCTTTAAGATCCAGAAAGACTTCTTGGCTGAGGTGGCCCATGCCATCAACGTGGGTGTGGCTGGACCGATGATGGGCATCATCCAATATGG GGATGATCCAGTGACCGAGATCAGCCTGAAGACTTACTCCAACTCCAGAGATGTCAAGACAGCCATAGATAAGATCGTCCAGAAGGGAGGCCTCTCCAATGTGG GGAGGGCCCTTTCCTACATCAACAAGCAGTACTTCAGTGATGCAAATGgcaacagaggaggagctcCCAATGTGGCTGTGGTGCTGGTGGATGGCTGGCCGACAGATAAAGTGGAAGAGGCGTCTCGGCTCGCCAGAGAGTCTGGCATCAACATCTTTTTCGTCACCATTGAGGGCCCTGACGACAATGAAAAACATAACGTGGTGGAGGCCAATTTTGTAGACAAG GCTGTGTGTCGGACAAACGGCTTCTTCTCCTTGCCTGTGTCCAGCTGGTTTGCCCTGAGGAAGGCCGTGCAGCCCCTGGTGAAGCGTGTGTGTGACACCGACCGCCTGGTGTGCAGCAAAACCTGCCTTAACGCTAACGACATTGCCTTTGTCATCGACGGCTCCAGTAGTGTGGGAACTGGCAACTTCCGCACGGTGCTGCAGTTTGTGGCCAACGTCACCAGGGAGTTTGAGATCTCCGACACGGACACACGGGTCGGAGCCGTGCAGTACACCTACGAGCAGAGGCTGGAGTTTGCCTTCGGCCAGCACAACAACAAGGCTGACCTGCTGAACGCCATCAAACGCATCAACTACTGGAGCGGCGGGACCAGCACCGGGGCTGCCATCACCTACGCGGCCGAGCAGCTCTTCAGCAAATCCAAACCCAACAAACGCAAAATCATGATTGTCATTACAGACGGACGCTCCTATGATGACGTCAGAGCACCTGCACTAGCCGTCCATCGTCAAG GTGTCATCGCTTACTCCATCGGGATCGCCTGGGCAGCCCAGGATGAGCTGGAGTACATCGCCACGGACCCCGACAAAGAGCACTCCTTCTTTGTGGACGAGTTTGACAGCCTCTACAAATTTGTGCCCAAGATCATCCACAACATCTGCCAGGAATTCAACTCCCAGCCCAGGAACTGA
- the vit gene encoding vitrin isoform X6, with protein MIRPSLTAICLALLLSCAYSAKPNGSKNKKPKQVVPAIECDVRAGKINLPEFIVKCPAHCKETKQQVYGTGVFASISSICNAAIHSGVITNSGGKVIVRKMAGQNIYKGTNSNGVRSLSLPKWRESFVVSVGKPKKGVIYPSTLDYTPSRPTYVKTSQKEAKAPVATTALPVTTAPEPATTTAPEPTTTTTTTTPAPTTTTSTTTITTTTPPPTTAKARAALHKVRDAGLRRPEAGSTMRRQPASPVGSAFPRRDWPPPSFARPDWFPGARRPADVSYAAPDSGYTWSEADTPDTAARDQRPDISEYERWYYNFGPYPPRAPESDGNRKLPLDTSHTRVEPVDVWKPEANIYESGFNVREQDSIPRAPEPVSQGDPNCKVDLAFLMDGSWSIGKRRFKIQKDFLAEVAHAINVGVAGPMMGIIQYGDDPVTEISLKTYSNSRDVKTAIDKIVQKGGLSNVGRALSYINKQYFSDANGNRGGAPNVAVVLVDGWPTDKVEEASRLARESGINIFFVTIEGPDDNEKHNVVEANFVDKAVCRTNGFFSLPVSSWFALRKAVQPLVKRVCDTDRLVCSKTCLNANDIAFVIDGSSSVGTGNFRTVLQFVANVTREFEISDTDTRVGAVQYTYEQRLEFAFGQHNNKADLLNAIKRINYWSGGTSTGAAITYAAEQLFSKSKPNKRKIMIVITDGRSYDDVRAPALAVHRQGVIAYSIGIAWAAQDELEYIATDPDKEHSFFVDEFDSLYKFVPKIIHNICQEFNSQPRN; from the exons ATGATCAGGCCATCGCTCACTGCCATCTGCCTCG CCCTCCTTCTGTCCTGCGCTTACTCGGCCAAGCCAAATGGATCAAAGAACAAGAAGCCAAAGCAAG TTGTTCCAGCCATCGAGTGTGACGTCAGAGCTGGAAAGATCAACCTGCCCGAGTTCATAGTGAAGTGTCCAGCCCACTGCAAGGAGACCAAGCAGCAAGTGTATGGGACCGGAGTGTTTGCCTCCATCTCCAGCATCTGCAACGCAGCGATCCACAG CGGGGTGATCACGAACTCAGGGGGGAAGGTGATTGTGAGGAAGATGGCGGGGCAGAACATCTACAAGGGCACCAATTCCAACGGAGTgcgctcgctctctctgccCAAGTGGAGGGAATCATTTGTTGTCTCAG TGGGGAAGCCAAAGAAAGGAGTGATCTACCCATCTACCCTGGACTACACCCCTTCAAGACCAACCTACGTGAAAACAA GTCAAAAGGAGGCCAAAGCTCCGGTAGCCACCACAGCGCTGCCTGTGACGACAGCACCTGAACCCGCCACCACCACAGCACCCgaacccaccaccaccaccaccaccaccacgccAGCACCCAcaaccaccaccagcaccaccaccatcaccaccacaacTCCACCCCCCACCACTGCCAAGGCTCGCGCTGCACTGCACAAAGTCAGGGATGCAG GTCTGCGTAGACCAGAGGCAGGGTCAACTATGAGGAGACAGCCAGCGTCCCCTGTTGGCTCAG CTTTTCCCAGAAGGGATTGGCCGCCCCCCTCCTTTGCTCGTCCTGATTGGTTCCCTGGAGCTAGACGACCAGCAG ATGTTAGTTACGCAGCTCCAGACTCAGGCTACACATGGAGCGAGGCGGACACACCTGACACTGCAG CTCGTGATCAAAGGCCTGATATCTCAGAGTATGAGCGGTGGTATTATAACTTTGGACCGTACC CACCCCGCGCCCCTGAGTCAGATGGCAACCGTAAACTGCCACTGGACACAAGCCATACCCGAG TGGAGCCAGTGGATGTCTGGAAGCCAGAAGCAAATATTTATGAATCAG GCTTTAATGTGAGGGAGCAGGACTCTATACCCAGAGCACCAGAGCCTGTATCCCAGGGAGACCCAA ACTGTAAGGTGGACCTTGCCTTCCTGATGGACGGAAGCTGGAGCATTGGGAAGCGCCGCTTTAAGATCCAGAAAGACTTCTTGGCTGAGGTGGCCCATGCCATCAACGTGGGTGTGGCTGGACCGATGATGGGCATCATCCAATATGG GGATGATCCAGTGACCGAGATCAGCCTGAAGACTTACTCCAACTCCAGAGATGTCAAGACAGCCATAGATAAGATCGTCCAGAAGGGAGGCCTCTCCAATGTGG GGAGGGCCCTTTCCTACATCAACAAGCAGTACTTCAGTGATGCAAATGgcaacagaggaggagctcCCAATGTGGCTGTGGTGCTGGTGGATGGCTGGCCGACAGATAAAGTGGAAGAGGCGTCTCGGCTCGCCAGAGAGTCTGGCATCAACATCTTTTTCGTCACCATTGAGGGCCCTGACGACAATGAAAAACATAACGTGGTGGAGGCCAATTTTGTAGACAAG GCTGTGTGTCGGACAAACGGCTTCTTCTCCTTGCCTGTGTCCAGCTGGTTTGCCCTGAGGAAGGCCGTGCAGCCCCTGGTGAAGCGTGTGTGTGACACCGACCGCCTGGTGTGCAGCAAAACCTGCCTTAACGCTAACGACATTGCCTTTGTCATCGACGGCTCCAGTAGTGTGGGAACTGGCAACTTCCGCACGGTGCTGCAGTTTGTGGCCAACGTCACCAGGGAGTTTGAGATCTCCGACACGGACACACGGGTCGGAGCCGTGCAGTACACCTACGAGCAGAGGCTGGAGTTTGCCTTCGGCCAGCACAACAACAAGGCTGACCTGCTGAACGCCATCAAACGCATCAACTACTGGAGCGGCGGGACCAGCACCGGGGCTGCCATCACCTACGCGGCCGAGCAGCTCTTCAGCAAATCCAAACCCAACAAACGCAAAATCATGATTGTCATTACAGACGGACGCTCCTATGATGACGTCAGAGCACCTGCACTAGCCGTCCATCGTCAAG GTGTCATCGCTTACTCCATCGGGATCGCCTGGGCAGCCCAGGATGAGCTGGAGTACATCGCCACGGACCCCGACAAAGAGCACTCCTTCTTTGTGGACGAGTTTGACAGCCTCTACAAATTTGTGCCCAAGATCATCCACAACATCTGCCAGGAATTCAACTCCCAGCCCAGGAACTGA
- the vit gene encoding vitrin isoform X1, translating to MIRPSLTAICLALLLSCAYSAKPNGSKNKKPKQVVPAIECDVRAGKINLPEFIVKCPAHCKETKQQVYGTGVFASISSICNAAIHSGVITNSGGKVIVRKMAGQNIYKGTNSNGVRSLSLPKWRESFVVSVGKPKKGVIYPSTLDYTPSRPTYVKTSQKEAKAPVATTALPVTTAPEPATTTAPEPTTTTTTTTPAPTTTTSTTTITTTTPPPTTAKARAALHKVRDAGSSHPYFAAASSRQSQNGQRKGPGQVFRGSAYANRFSPRANPGLRRPEAGSTMRRQPASPVGSAFNRVQPAPPERSPSTGQSSPAFPRRDWPPPSFARPDWFPGARRPADVSYAAPDSGYTWSEADTPDTAARDQRPDISEYERWYYNFGPYPPRAPESDGNRKLPLDTSHTRVEPVDVWKPEANIYESGFNVREQDSIPRAPEPVSQGDPNCKVDLAFLMDGSWSIGKRRFKIQKDFLAEVAHAINVGVAGPMMGIIQYGDDPVTEISLKTYSNSRDVKTAIDKIVQKGGLSNVGRALSYINKQYFSDANGNRGGAPNVAVVLVDGWPTDKVEEASRLARESGINIFFVTIEGPDDNEKHNVVEANFVDKAVCRTNGFFSLPVSSWFALRKAVQPLVKRVCDTDRLVCSKTCLNANDIAFVIDGSSSVGTGNFRTVLQFVANVTREFEISDTDTRVGAVQYTYEQRLEFAFGQHNNKADLLNAIKRINYWSGGTSTGAAITYAAEQLFSKSKPNKRKIMIVITDGRSYDDVRAPALAVHRQGVIAYSIGIAWAAQDELEYIATDPDKEHSFFVDEFDSLYKFVPKIIHNICQEFNSQPRN from the exons ATGATCAGGCCATCGCTCACTGCCATCTGCCTCG CCCTCCTTCTGTCCTGCGCTTACTCGGCCAAGCCAAATGGATCAAAGAACAAGAAGCCAAAGCAAG TTGTTCCAGCCATCGAGTGTGACGTCAGAGCTGGAAAGATCAACCTGCCCGAGTTCATAGTGAAGTGTCCAGCCCACTGCAAGGAGACCAAGCAGCAAGTGTATGGGACCGGAGTGTTTGCCTCCATCTCCAGCATCTGCAACGCAGCGATCCACAG CGGGGTGATCACGAACTCAGGGGGGAAGGTGATTGTGAGGAAGATGGCGGGGCAGAACATCTACAAGGGCACCAATTCCAACGGAGTgcgctcgctctctctgccCAAGTGGAGGGAATCATTTGTTGTCTCAG TGGGGAAGCCAAAGAAAGGAGTGATCTACCCATCTACCCTGGACTACACCCCTTCAAGACCAACCTACGTGAAAACAA GTCAAAAGGAGGCCAAAGCTCCGGTAGCCACCACAGCGCTGCCTGTGACGACAGCACCTGAACCCGCCACCACCACAGCACCCgaacccaccaccaccaccaccaccaccacgccAGCACCCAcaaccaccaccagcaccaccaccatcaccaccacaacTCCACCCCCCACCACTGCCAAGGCTCGCGCTGCACTGCACAAAGTCAGGGATGCAG GCAGCAGTCACCCGTACTTTGCAGCCGCAAGTTCAA GGCAGTCACAGAATGGTCAAAGAAAAGGTCCCGGCCAAG TATTCAGAGGAAGTGCCTATGCGAATAGATTCTCACCACGTGCCAATCCAG GTCTGCGTAGACCAGAGGCAGGGTCAACTATGAGGAGACAGCCAGCGTCCCCTGTTGGCTCAG CTTTTAACAGGGTTCAGCCGGCCCCACCTGAGAGGAGTCCGAGCACCGGCCAGTCCAGCCCTG CTTTTCCCAGAAGGGATTGGCCGCCCCCCTCCTTTGCTCGTCCTGATTGGTTCCCTGGAGCTAGACGACCAGCAG ATGTTAGTTACGCAGCTCCAGACTCAGGCTACACATGGAGCGAGGCGGACACACCTGACACTGCAG CTCGTGATCAAAGGCCTGATATCTCAGAGTATGAGCGGTGGTATTATAACTTTGGACCGTACC CACCCCGCGCCCCTGAGTCAGATGGCAACCGTAAACTGCCACTGGACACAAGCCATACCCGAG TGGAGCCAGTGGATGTCTGGAAGCCAGAAGCAAATATTTATGAATCAG GCTTTAATGTGAGGGAGCAGGACTCTATACCCAGAGCACCAGAGCCTGTATCCCAGGGAGACCCAA ACTGTAAGGTGGACCTTGCCTTCCTGATGGACGGAAGCTGGAGCATTGGGAAGCGCCGCTTTAAGATCCAGAAAGACTTCTTGGCTGAGGTGGCCCATGCCATCAACGTGGGTGTGGCTGGACCGATGATGGGCATCATCCAATATGG GGATGATCCAGTGACCGAGATCAGCCTGAAGACTTACTCCAACTCCAGAGATGTCAAGACAGCCATAGATAAGATCGTCCAGAAGGGAGGCCTCTCCAATGTGG GGAGGGCCCTTTCCTACATCAACAAGCAGTACTTCAGTGATGCAAATGgcaacagaggaggagctcCCAATGTGGCTGTGGTGCTGGTGGATGGCTGGCCGACAGATAAAGTGGAAGAGGCGTCTCGGCTCGCCAGAGAGTCTGGCATCAACATCTTTTTCGTCACCATTGAGGGCCCTGACGACAATGAAAAACATAACGTGGTGGAGGCCAATTTTGTAGACAAG GCTGTGTGTCGGACAAACGGCTTCTTCTCCTTGCCTGTGTCCAGCTGGTTTGCCCTGAGGAAGGCCGTGCAGCCCCTGGTGAAGCGTGTGTGTGACACCGACCGCCTGGTGTGCAGCAAAACCTGCCTTAACGCTAACGACATTGCCTTTGTCATCGACGGCTCCAGTAGTGTGGGAACTGGCAACTTCCGCACGGTGCTGCAGTTTGTGGCCAACGTCACCAGGGAGTTTGAGATCTCCGACACGGACACACGGGTCGGAGCCGTGCAGTACACCTACGAGCAGAGGCTGGAGTTTGCCTTCGGCCAGCACAACAACAAGGCTGACCTGCTGAACGCCATCAAACGCATCAACTACTGGAGCGGCGGGACCAGCACCGGGGCTGCCATCACCTACGCGGCCGAGCAGCTCTTCAGCAAATCCAAACCCAACAAACGCAAAATCATGATTGTCATTACAGACGGACGCTCCTATGATGACGTCAGAGCACCTGCACTAGCCGTCCATCGTCAAG GTGTCATCGCTTACTCCATCGGGATCGCCTGGGCAGCCCAGGATGAGCTGGAGTACATCGCCACGGACCCCGACAAAGAGCACTCCTTCTTTGTGGACGAGTTTGACAGCCTCTACAAATTTGTGCCCAAGATCATCCACAACATCTGCCAGGAATTCAACTCCCAGCCCAGGAACTGA